In one Vulgatibacter incomptus genomic region, the following are encoded:
- a CDS encoding MYXO-CTERM sorting domain-containing protein codes for MTLRVDDTFGSVGVSEGDELDERSYGAVLGDRYFVIVGTDSDQHLMPIYEAGQVHCVDAMVPLERAASIALAPSCYDEALKDGLMPKCDDWAGCSSGGGGPAILTVGAAAALFAALRSRRRNLA; via the coding sequence ATGACCCTGCGGGTCGATGACACCTTCGGCTCGGTTGGCGTAAGCGAAGGGGACGAGCTGGATGAGAGATCGTACGGAGCCGTCCTCGGCGATCGGTACTTCGTCATCGTGGGGACTGACTCTGACCAGCATTTGATGCCCATCTACGAGGCCGGCCAGGTGCACTGCGTCGACGCGATGGTCCCTCTCGAACGCGCCGCATCGATCGCCCTCGCGCCGAGTTGCTACGACGAGGCACTGAAGGATGGTCTCATGCCCAAGTGCGACGACTGGGCCGGCTGCTCCTCGGGAGGCGGCGGCCCCGCCATCCTTACGGTTGGCGCCGCGGCGGCCCTCTTCGCTGCCCTCCGCTCGAGGCGGCGTAACCTGGCGTAG
- a CDS encoding NADP-dependent malic enzyme, translated as MATNLGTGSKIKKQDALDYHSSGRPGKIEVVPTKAVTTARDLSLAYSPGVAEPCLEIAEDSDLSYKYTARGNLVGVISNGTAVLGLGNIGPHAGKPVMEGKGVLFKKFADIDVFDIEIDVTDVDAMVKVIQALEPTFGGINLEDIKSPECFELEERLKASMNIPVFHDDQHGTAIISGAALLNAADLAGKSLDQLRVVVSGAGASAIACANFYIALGVKRQNLMMVDTKGVIFEGRTEGMNSYKAAFAVPTAARTLADAMKGADVFLGLSAKGLVDQEMIRSMAKNPIVFALANPDPEISYPEAVEARSDIIMATGRSDYPNQVNNVLGFPFIFRGALDVRAKAITEGMKMAAAQALAQLARQEVPENVTRAYGGAKLAFGPNYIIPTPFDTRVLLWVAPAVAAAAMADGVNRVELDLEEYRERLRRSQSRAYGVMRAVVEKAKKQPVRIVFPEGNTSKVQQAAAILASDGICKPILMGPEAEIRRMITEHKIEELQGVEVIDPETAEDFERYVEEFWALRQRKGIGRREARKLVRTRSTFASMMIRDGKADGMVLGHSMSYPEALRAPLQVIRTAEGETAAGVYVVATKNEVKFFADCTVNPDPTASQLADIAARTADLARYFDIEPRVAMLSYANFGSSPTASPSKVAEATRILKAKRPDLVVDGEMQVDAALVPELREEIFPFSTLKGEANVLVFPNLDAANLSYKLLARLAGAEVIGPILLGMNKAVNVVQLGASVNDIVNLATITALKAQGEDFRF; from the coding sequence ATGGCAACGAATCTCGGCACCGGCAGCAAGATCAAGAAGCAGGACGCCCTCGACTACCACTCGTCCGGGCGCCCCGGGAAGATCGAGGTGGTCCCGACCAAGGCGGTGACCACCGCACGCGACCTCTCCCTGGCCTACTCCCCCGGCGTGGCAGAGCCCTGCCTGGAGATCGCCGAGGACTCGGACCTCTCCTACAAGTACACGGCCCGCGGAAACCTGGTGGGCGTGATCTCGAACGGCACGGCGGTGCTGGGCCTCGGCAACATCGGCCCCCACGCGGGCAAGCCGGTGATGGAGGGCAAGGGCGTCCTCTTCAAGAAGTTCGCGGACATCGACGTCTTCGACATCGAGATCGATGTGACGGACGTCGACGCGATGGTGAAGGTGATCCAGGCGCTGGAGCCCACCTTCGGCGGGATCAACCTCGAGGACATCAAGTCGCCGGAGTGCTTCGAGCTCGAGGAGCGGCTGAAGGCCTCGATGAACATCCCGGTCTTCCACGACGACCAGCACGGCACGGCGATCATCTCGGGCGCGGCGCTGCTGAACGCGGCGGACCTCGCCGGCAAGAGTCTGGACCAGCTCCGGGTGGTGGTGAGCGGCGCGGGCGCCTCGGCGATCGCGTGCGCGAACTTCTACATCGCGCTGGGCGTGAAGCGGCAGAACCTGATGATGGTCGACACCAAGGGTGTGATCTTCGAGGGCCGCACCGAGGGGATGAACTCGTACAAGGCGGCCTTCGCGGTGCCCACCGCGGCCCGGACGCTGGCCGACGCGATGAAGGGCGCGGACGTCTTCCTCGGCCTCTCGGCCAAGGGCCTGGTGGATCAGGAGATGATCCGCTCGATGGCGAAGAACCCGATCGTCTTCGCGCTCGCGAACCCCGATCCGGAGATCTCGTACCCGGAGGCCGTGGAGGCGCGGTCGGACATCATCATGGCCACGGGCCGCAGCGACTACCCGAACCAGGTGAACAACGTCCTCGGCTTCCCCTTCATCTTCCGCGGGGCCCTGGACGTTCGGGCGAAGGCGATCACCGAGGGCATGAAGATGGCGGCGGCCCAGGCGCTGGCCCAGCTCGCCCGGCAGGAAGTGCCGGAGAACGTGACGCGCGCGTACGGCGGCGCGAAGCTCGCGTTCGGCCCGAACTACATCATCCCCACCCCCTTCGACACGCGCGTGCTCCTCTGGGTTGCACCGGCGGTGGCGGCGGCGGCGATGGCGGACGGCGTCAACCGGGTCGAGCTGGACCTCGAGGAGTACCGGGAGCGCCTGCGCCGCTCGCAGTCCCGCGCCTACGGCGTGATGCGCGCGGTGGTGGAGAAGGCCAAGAAGCAGCCGGTGCGGATCGTCTTCCCCGAGGGGAACACGAGCAAGGTGCAGCAGGCGGCGGCCATCCTCGCCTCGGACGGGATCTGCAAGCCGATCCTGATGGGGCCGGAGGCGGAGATCCGCCGGATGATCACCGAGCACAAGATCGAAGAGCTCCAGGGCGTCGAGGTGATCGATCCGGAGACGGCGGAGGACTTCGAGCGCTACGTGGAGGAGTTCTGGGCCCTGCGCCAGCGCAAGGGGATCGGCCGCCGCGAGGCCCGCAAGCTGGTGCGCACCCGCTCAACCTTCGCCTCGATGATGATCCGCGATGGCAAGGCGGACGGCATGGTCCTCGGCCACTCGATGAGCTACCCGGAGGCGCTGCGGGCGCCGCTTCAGGTGATCCGCACCGCGGAGGGCGAGACGGCCGCCGGCGTGTACGTGGTAGCCACGAAGAACGAGGTGAAGTTCTTCGCGGACTGCACGGTGAACCCCGACCCCACTGCGTCGCAGCTCGCCGACATCGCGGCGCGCACCGCCGACCTGGCCCGCTATTTCGACATCGAGCCGCGCGTCGCGATGCTCTCCTACGCGAACTTCGGCTCGTCGCCGACGGCGAGCCCGTCGAAGGTGGCCGAGGCCACGCGGATCCTCAAGGCGAAGCGCCCGGACCTCGTGGTGGACGGCGAGATGCAGGTGGACGCCGCGCTCGTTCCGGAGCTGCGCGAGGAGATCTTCCCCTTCTCGACGCTGAAGGGCGAGGCGAACGTCCTCGTCTTCCCGAACCTGGACGCCGCCAACCTCTCGTACAAGCTCCTCGCACGCCTCGCCGGTGCCGAGGTGATCGGGCCGATCCTCCTCGGAATGAACAAGGCCGTGAACGTGGTGCAGCTCGGCGCCAGCGTGAACGACATCGTGAACCTCGCGACGATCACCGCGCTCAAGGCCCAGGGCGAGGACTTCCGCTTCTAA
- a CDS encoding DUF2267 domain-containing protein encodes MAEELEPGRRPPPTPERRHERHESRTGSTYKAFLKDLCEIGKFDMEMAECAAVSVLCAFERRVFGEEARDLEAQLPLKLRELLVSCNIHAGKPSEKYGKDELFQIVAADLKKPVDQVEPIIRAVVAAVRNQISEGEFEDFSNMLPGDLKELWMLPI; translated from the coding sequence ATGGCAGAGGAATTGGAACCAGGCCGGCGGCCGCCACCGACGCCCGAGCGCCGCCACGAGCGCCACGAGTCGCGCACCGGGAGCACCTACAAGGCCTTCCTCAAGGATCTGTGCGAGATCGGCAAGTTCGACATGGAGATGGCCGAGTGCGCCGCCGTGTCGGTGCTCTGCGCCTTCGAGCGGCGGGTCTTCGGCGAGGAGGCCCGGGATCTGGAGGCCCAGCTCCCGCTCAAGCTCCGCGAGCTGCTCGTGAGCTGCAACATCCACGCGGGCAAGCCCAGTGAGAAGTACGGCAAGGACGAGCTCTTCCAGATCGTGGCCGCCGACCTGAAGAAGCCGGTGGACCAGGTCGAGCCGATCATCCGCGCGGTGGTCGCGGCGGTGCGCAACCAGATCTCCGAGGGCGAGTTCGAGGACTTCAGCAACATGCTCCCCGGGGACCTCAAGGAGCTTTGGATGCTGCCGATTTAG
- a CDS encoding DUF4215 domain-containing protein, which translates to MKQEASTSFTRGTLILAVALLGATACGTSQNDPGLTNTGGSGGTAGSGGTAGSDGTGGSGGTAGSDGTGGNGGTAGSDGTGGNGGTAGSDGTGGNGGTAGSDGTGGNGGTAGDDGTGGIGGTAGDDGTGGSGGTAGTGGTGGGHSCGDGVVDPGEECDDGNTRSGDGCSSTCTWEGQPIANPGGSIALTTARSPDWWGRAGSDCLPDSDSTDLFLAFPIVNATGFAQRIHARATFADSNSGLLLAYRFPFDPWAPTSNCLEGDVGSGDTFHPDVQDLVIQPGQLLVIVASTRNGQPWTAAPSVIVFTKDRCGDGIVGPTEACDDGNHVGGDGCSADCKTIEPGFTCAVPGRLCTANVCGDGLRGAGEECDDGNLVNGDGCSATCRLEPGYACPPRGGSCHLITCGDGIIDPPETCDDRGASIGSGCSATCQIEFFDTNNQEQSAPFGVTVPVGRWVTRSLNQQALVYSFQAEAGHSYLIDLFMGAPYECHQPPGPPPTPPYVNLYDPSIRPIDSDMRSGVGGCPRMVLTAPASGRYSVWVFEHGPPVPDPFFLWIHEAP; encoded by the coding sequence ATGAAACAGGAGGCGTCGACGTCATTCACGCGAGGTACCCTGATCCTGGCCGTCGCGCTGCTCGGCGCGACGGCGTGCGGAACCAGCCAGAACGATCCCGGCCTCACCAACACCGGCGGAAGCGGTGGCACGGCGGGCAGCGGCGGCACGGCCGGCAGCGACGGCACGGGCGGCAGCGGTGGCACAGCCGGAAGCGACGGCACGGGCGGCAACGGCGGAACGGCCGGCAGCGACGGCACGGGCGGCAACGGCGGAACAGCCGGAAGCGACGGCACGGGCGGCAACGGCGGAACGGCCGGCAGCGACGGCACGGGCGGAAACGGCGGAACGGCCGGCGACGACGGCACGGGCGGAATCGGCGGAACGGCCGGCGACGACGGCACGGGCGGCAGCGGCGGAACGGCAGGCACCGGCGGCACGGGCGGCGGCCATTCCTGCGGCGACGGGGTCGTCGATCCCGGAGAGGAATGCGACGACGGCAACACGCGGTCGGGCGACGGATGCTCCTCTACGTGCACCTGGGAAGGCCAGCCGATCGCGAATCCCGGCGGATCCATCGCACTGACCACGGCACGAAGCCCGGACTGGTGGGGCCGCGCGGGCAGCGACTGTCTGCCGGATTCCGATTCGACGGACCTGTTCCTGGCCTTCCCGATCGTGAACGCGACGGGATTCGCCCAGCGCATCCATGCTCGCGCGACCTTCGCCGACAGCAACAGCGGCCTGCTCCTCGCCTACCGCTTCCCCTTCGATCCCTGGGCTCCGACCTCGAACTGCCTCGAAGGTGACGTTGGATCGGGAGACACCTTTCACCCCGACGTCCAGGACCTCGTGATCCAACCCGGCCAGCTCCTCGTGATCGTGGCCTCCACGCGAAATGGCCAGCCGTGGACCGCCGCCCCGTCGGTCATCGTCTTCACCAAGGATCGGTGCGGCGACGGCATCGTGGGCCCGACCGAAGCCTGCGACGACGGCAACCATGTGGGCGGCGATGGCTGCAGCGCAGACTGCAAGACGATCGAGCCTGGATTCACCTGCGCCGTTCCGGGCCGACTCTGCACCGCGAACGTCTGCGGCGACGGACTCCGGGGCGCCGGCGAAGAATGTGACGACGGAAACCTCGTGAACGGGGACGGCTGCTCCGCGACGTGCAGGCTGGAGCCGGGCTACGCGTGCCCGCCCCGTGGCGGCAGCTGCCACCTGATCACCTGCGGCGACGGCATCATCGACCCGCCGGAGACCTGCGACGACCGGGGCGCCTCCATCGGCTCGGGCTGCAGCGCCACCTGCCAGATCGAGTTCTTCGACACGAACAACCAGGAACAGAGCGCGCCGTTCGGCGTGACGGTACCGGTCGGCCGGTGGGTCACCCGATCCCTCAATCAACAGGCGCTCGTCTACTCATTCCAAGCGGAGGCCGGACACTCCTACCTCATCGATCTCTTCATGGGCGCTCCCTACGAGTGCCATCAGCCGCCCGGGCCACCCCCGACGCCGCCCTACGTCAACCTCTACGATCCCTCCATCCGCCCGATCGACTCGGACATGAGGAGCGGAGTGGGCGGATGTCCTCGGATGGTGCTGACGGCGCCCGCCTCCGGCCGCTACAGCGTGTGGGTCTTCGAGCACGGGCCGCCGGTGCCAGATCCCTTCTTCCTCTGGATCCACGAAGCGCCCTGA
- a CDS encoding methyltransferase domain-containing protein has translation MRRSSLALLRCPRCGGGPLEAEGDKALLGFGPVRCATCHMAYPLAEGILDLLVPPDHAPPLRRSLAQRAMELRPVARFYERGLRPALSRLSLDAESERFLARALLAPPPGAPLLDLSCGTGHLARDLAMRPGAGPVFGLDRSAAMLEEAHHQLSESGATVELIRADAAHLPFRDEVFAGVLDVAALHLYDEPSQVLAEVARTLAPGGAFVCATLLEGLKPLDRLERKVGIRRFEEAELRRLCDEVGLVGFERLLLPPWIVFRVTKPEV, from the coding sequence GTGAGACGTTCCTCCCTCGCCCTGCTCCGCTGCCCCCGATGCGGCGGCGGGCCCCTCGAGGCCGAAGGCGACAAGGCGCTCCTGGGCTTCGGCCCCGTCCGGTGCGCCACCTGCCACATGGCCTACCCCCTCGCCGAGGGGATCCTCGACCTCCTCGTGCCGCCGGATCACGCACCTCCGCTGCGCCGCTCCCTCGCCCAGCGGGCCATGGAGCTCCGGCCGGTCGCCCGCTTCTACGAGCGCGGCCTGCGGCCCGCCCTCTCCCGCCTCTCCCTCGACGCGGAGAGCGAGCGCTTCCTCGCCCGGGCCCTCCTCGCGCCACCACCGGGCGCGCCGCTCCTCGACCTCTCGTGCGGCACCGGCCATCTCGCCCGCGACCTCGCCATGCGACCCGGCGCCGGCCCGGTCTTCGGCCTCGATCGCTCCGCGGCGATGCTCGAGGAGGCCCACCACCAGCTCAGCGAGAGCGGCGCCACCGTCGAGCTCATCCGCGCCGACGCCGCACACCTCCCCTTCCGCGACGAGGTCTTCGCCGGCGTCCTCGACGTCGCCGCGCTGCACCTCTACGACGAGCCCTCGCAGGTCCTCGCCGAGGTGGCCCGTACCCTCGCGCCGGGCGGCGCCTTCGTCTGCGCCACGCTTCTCGAGGGCCTCAAGCCCCTCGACCGCCTGGAGCGCAAGGTGGGCATCCGCCGCTTCGAGGAGGCGGAGCTACGCCGGCTCTGTGACGAGGTTGGCCTCGTCGGCTTCGAGAGGCTCCTCCTCCCGCCGTGGATCGTCTTCCGGGTCACCAAGCCCGAGGTCTGA
- the uvrA gene encoding excinuclease ABC subunit UvrA — MEPDSILIRGAREHNLKNVELEIPKKKLVVFTGPSGSGKSSLAFDTLYAEGQRRYVESLSSYARQFLGQMEKPKYDTIRGLSPTISIEQKAASSNPRSTVGTITEVQDYLRVLYASIGVQHCPNCGRKVGKQSAQQIVEAILEMPEGTKIQLLAPLVQNRKGEYREVIDDAKKRGFTRMRIDGRVVDLSAEKIVLDKKAKHDLELVIDRLVVKPEIAARLTDSVETALREGKGLLIVGDAKAEKAGDRFFSEHNACHACGLSFGELTPQSFSFNNPMGFCQACNGLGSRPEMDPDLIIPDPLLSIREGAVAPWASGMSRGEGWTADFVEQLASAFDLDLDKPWEKLTKKQKDLILHGTGGKEFTLTWEDAAGRGRYRMDWEGVVNQLMRRFKQTASEQMKRYYMRFFSDKPCSDCGGARLRPESRAVKIHGLAIHELARDTISGAHSWLKELPLKGSEEEIAKELRKEILSRLGFLLDVGLGYLTLDRAAGSLSGGESQRIRLASQMGSELTGVIYILDEPSIGLHQRDNGKLLATLKRLRDLGNSVIVVEHDEETMEEADWIVDFGPGAGHLGGAVVAAGTPAQIMGNERSLTGAYLSGRKEIAVPTVRRKGNGKELVVLGAAENNLKGIDVHFPLGALVAVTGVSGAGKSTLVNRILFPALSRSLHESRAVPGKHRAIAGIENIDKVIDIDQRPIGRTPRSNPVTYTKIFDHIRNVFAETPEARAFGYTPGRFSFNIKGGRCETCEGDGQKLVEMHFLPDVYVVCETCNGKRFNDATLRVRFKGKNIAEVLEMSVSEALEHFGLHKEIMRGLKTLDDVGLGYLKLGQPSPTLSGGEAQRIKLARELSRVGTGKTVYILDEPTTGLHFTDIEKLLVVLQRLVDAGNSVIVIEHSLDVIKCADHVIDIGPEGGEAGGHVVAEGTPEAVAAVNESYTGRYLGAMLEKHTRRRPA; from the coding sequence ATGGAGCCGGATTCGATCCTCATTCGCGGCGCCCGCGAGCACAACCTCAAGAACGTCGAGCTCGAGATCCCGAAGAAGAAGCTGGTGGTCTTCACGGGTCCGTCGGGGAGCGGCAAGTCGTCGCTCGCCTTCGATACGCTCTACGCGGAGGGGCAGCGCCGCTACGTCGAGAGCCTCTCCTCCTACGCCCGCCAGTTCCTCGGGCAGATGGAGAAGCCCAAGTACGACACCATCCGCGGGCTCTCGCCGACGATCTCCATCGAGCAGAAAGCGGCTTCGAGCAACCCGCGGTCCACGGTGGGGACGATCACCGAGGTCCAGGACTACCTGCGCGTGCTCTACGCCAGCATCGGCGTGCAGCACTGCCCGAATTGCGGCCGGAAGGTCGGCAAGCAGTCCGCCCAGCAGATCGTCGAGGCCATCCTCGAGATGCCGGAGGGCACGAAGATCCAGCTCCTGGCGCCGCTGGTGCAGAACCGCAAGGGCGAGTACCGCGAGGTGATCGACGACGCGAAGAAGCGCGGCTTCACCCGCATGCGCATCGACGGCCGGGTGGTGGACCTCTCGGCCGAGAAGATCGTTCTCGACAAGAAGGCCAAGCACGACCTCGAGCTGGTGATCGACCGCCTGGTCGTGAAGCCGGAGATCGCCGCGCGGCTTACCGACTCGGTGGAGACGGCGCTGCGCGAGGGCAAGGGCCTGCTGATCGTCGGCGACGCCAAGGCGGAGAAGGCCGGCGATCGCTTCTTCAGCGAGCACAACGCCTGCCACGCCTGCGGCCTCTCCTTCGGCGAGCTCACGCCGCAGTCGTTCTCGTTCAACAACCCCATGGGCTTCTGCCAGGCCTGCAACGGCCTGGGCTCCCGGCCCGAGATGGATCCCGACCTGATCATCCCGGATCCCCTCCTCTCGATCCGCGAAGGCGCGGTGGCCCCCTGGGCCAGCGGGATGTCGCGGGGCGAGGGCTGGACCGCCGACTTCGTGGAGCAGCTCGCCTCGGCCTTCGACCTCGACCTCGACAAGCCGTGGGAGAAGCTCACGAAGAAGCAGAAGGACCTCATCCTCCACGGCACCGGCGGCAAGGAGTTCACCCTCACCTGGGAGGACGCCGCCGGCCGCGGCCGCTACCGGATGGACTGGGAGGGCGTGGTCAACCAGCTCATGCGCCGCTTCAAGCAGACGGCCAGCGAGCAGATGAAGCGCTACTACATGCGCTTCTTCTCCGACAAGCCGTGCTCCGACTGCGGCGGCGCCCGCCTGCGTCCCGAGAGCCGGGCGGTGAAGATCCACGGCCTGGCGATCCATGAGCTGGCGCGCGACACCATCTCCGGCGCGCACTCCTGGTTGAAGGAGCTGCCACTCAAGGGTTCAGAGGAGGAGATCGCCAAGGAGCTGCGCAAGGAGATCCTCTCGCGGCTCGGCTTCCTCCTCGACGTGGGCCTCGGCTACCTCACCCTCGATCGCGCGGCGGGATCCCTCTCCGGCGGCGAGAGCCAGCGAATCCGCCTGGCCTCCCAGATGGGCTCCGAGCTCACCGGCGTGATCTACATCCTCGACGAGCCCTCGATCGGCCTGCACCAGCGCGACAACGGCAAGCTGCTCGCCACGCTGAAGCGGCTGCGGGACCTCGGCAACTCCGTGATCGTCGTGGAGCACGACGAGGAGACCATGGAGGAGGCCGACTGGATCGTCGACTTCGGCCCGGGCGCCGGCCACCTCGGCGGCGCGGTGGTGGCGGCGGGTACGCCGGCCCAGATCATGGGAAACGAGCGCTCCCTCACGGGCGCCTACCTCTCGGGCCGCAAGGAGATCGCCGTCCCCACCGTGCGGCGGAAGGGCAACGGCAAGGAGCTCGTGGTCCTCGGCGCCGCCGAGAACAACCTGAAGGGGATCGACGTCCACTTTCCCCTGGGCGCGCTCGTGGCCGTCACCGGCGTCTCCGGCGCCGGCAAGTCCACCCTCGTCAACCGGATCCTCTTCCCTGCCCTCTCGCGCTCGCTTCACGAGTCGAGGGCGGTGCCGGGCAAGCACCGGGCCATCGCCGGCATCGAGAACATCGACAAGGTGATCGACATCGACCAGCGGCCGATCGGCCGCACCCCCCGGTCGAACCCGGTCACCTACACCAAGATCTTCGACCACATCCGCAACGTCTTCGCGGAGACCCCGGAGGCCCGGGCCTTCGGCTACACCCCCGGTCGATTCTCCTTCAACATCAAGGGTGGCCGCTGCGAGACCTGCGAGGGCGACGGGCAGAAGCTCGTCGAGATGCACTTCCTCCCGGATGTCTACGTCGTCTGCGAGACCTGCAACGGCAAGCGCTTCAACGACGCCACCCTGCGCGTGCGGTTCAAGGGCAAGAACATCGCCGAGGTCCTCGAGATGAGCGTCAGCGAGGCCCTCGAGCACTTCGGCCTCCACAAGGAGATCATGCGGGGCCTCAAGACCCTGGACGACGTGGGCCTGGGCTACCTCAAGCTCGGCCAGCCCTCGCCCACCCTCTCGGGAGGCGAGGCCCAGCGGATCAAGCTCGCCCGCGAGCTCTCCCGCGTCGGCACCGGCAAGACGGTCTACATCCTCGACGAGCCCACCACCGGCCTCCACTTCACCGACATCGAGAAGCTGCTCGTGGTGCTCCAGCGCCTCGTCGACGCCGGCAACTCGGTGATCGTGATCGAGCACAGCCTCGACGTGATCAAGTGCGCCGACCACGTGATCGACATCGGCCCGGAGGGCGGCGAGGCCGGCGGCCACGTGGTCGCCGAGGGCACGCCGGAGGCCGTCGCCGCGGTGAACGAGAGCTACACGGGCCGTTACCTCGGCGCCATGCTCGAGAAGCACACCAGGCGCCGGCCGGCCTGA